One window of Quercus robur chromosome 5, dhQueRobu3.1, whole genome shotgun sequence genomic DNA carries:
- the LOC126728538 gene encoding uncharacterized protein LOC126728538, which produces MKGDPNKRNRNKYCRFHRDHGHDTDECFDLKQQIENLIRQGKLRSFLGRDHKDDKLKGKAEESSRPPLGEIRVIVGGSSIVQSSRSRKTYLKVVQSVQLSGRPPRDTDEQAITFTEDEAERIHHPHDDAIVITLLIADYTTRRVLVDNGSSADILYLPAFQQMKLGRDRLRPVNSPLVGFGGMRVQPVGTVTLPVVVGAYPQQVTKDVSFLVVDCSSSYNAIIGRPTLNSWRAVTSTYHLSVKFPTDYGVGQVQGDQLAARECYLAMLATDEQVQTMTIEEKRVVVEPIEVLEDVPLDERNPERCTRVGADLERGVKENLVQFLKKNVDVFAWSHEDMPGIDPNVITHRLNVSPSSKPIRQKKRVFAPERENAIKDEVQKLMAAKFIREVYYPDWLANVVMVKKANGKWRMCVDFTDLNKACPKDSYPLPRIDQLVDSTAGHKLLSFMDTFSGYNQIRMDVVDQEKTSFVTSQGLFCYEVMPFGLKNAGTTYQRLVNHMFRPQIGRNVEVYVDDMLVKSLEEGKHLDDLQETFNTLRRYSMKLNPSKCAFGVASGKFLGFMVSHRGIEANPEKIKAILEMKPPQNTKEVQSLTGRVAALNRFVSKATDKCLPFFKVLKKAFEWTDECQRAFQDLKTYLVMPPLLSPSVIGEELFLYLAVTPHAVSSALIREEAKVQKPVYYTSRALRGAEARYPPIEKLAFALITASRKLRHYFQAHVINVMTDHPLKKAMNKLEAAGRLIQWAVELSEFDIRYQPRHAIKAQALTDFISEFTPRCNDEVQEDKNWVVHVDGSSTQRAGGIGVVLQSPEGDKLKHRVRLQYRPTNNEVEYEALLKGLELAKSVEAESVLVLGDSSLVMGQINGTYEAKEERMKKYLERVLQLVEKFKKANFIQIPREENAEADTLAKEASATGTTEEYDEIQYVPSVDLLEVQQIGNEENWMTPIVLYLRDGRLLEARDEAKKLRIKAARYILLDEVLYRRGFSQPYLRCLTPEEANYVLREVHEGACGNHSGARSLIQKVVRAGYYWPTVQVDAKAYVKACDKCQRFSNVPRQPSEYLTPMMAPWPFAQWGLDILGPFPLGTRQMKFLVVGIDYFTKWVEAEPLAHITQQNVKNFVWKNIVCRTTVRTPTGETPFKLAYGSEAVIPAEVHMANHRVMSYEEKENEEQLRLNLDLIDEVRTEAEHRAAKYKNLMARQYNARVKPRRFNIGDLVLRKVSLATKNSAHGKLGPNWEGPYRVINFKRQGSYYLEALDGRKLEHPWNVEHLRRYYQ; this is translated from the exons ATGAAGGGAGATCCGAATAAGCGCAATAGaaacaagtattgtcgcttccatagaGACCATGGGCATGATACGGACGAATGTTTTGATCTAAAGCAGCAGATTGAGAATCTTATAAGGCAGGGGAAGCTGAGAAGTTTCTTAGGACGAGACCATAAGGACGACAAACTCAaaggaaaagctgaagagtcgtcACGGCCACCTCTCGGAGAAATCAGAGTTATCGTCGGAGGGAGCTCAATAGTTCAGTCGTCCAGGTCCAGGAAAACATACTTGAAGGTGGTGCAGAGCGTCCAACTCTCTGGACGACCACCTAGAGATACGGACGAACAGGCAATCACATTCACCGAAGACGAAGCTGAAAGAATCCACCATCCTCATGACGATGCTATTGTCATAACCTTGCTCATCGCTGACTACACAACCAGAAGGGTACTCGTTGATAATGGAAGTTCGGCAGATATCCTGTATCTTCCAGCTTTTCAGCAGATGAAGCTAGGACGAGACCGTCTTCGTCCGGTGAATTCTCCGTTGGTAGGTTTTGGTGGGATGAGGGTGCAGCCCGTAGGTACTGTTACATTACCAGTGGTAGTAGGGGCATATCCACAACAAGTCACTAAGGACGTGAGTTTCCTGGTAGTAGACTGTTCGTCCTCTTATAATGCCATAATTGGGAggccaactttgaatagttggagAGCAGTTACGTCCACCTACCACCTGTCAGTTAAGTTTCCAACAGACTATGGAGTAGGACAAGTACAAGGAGATCAACTGGCAGCGAGAGAGTGTTACTTGGCTATGTTGGCCACGGACGAGCAAGTGCAGACAATGACTATTGAGGAGAAAAGGGTCGTGGTAGAACCTATTGAAGTGCTGGAAGATGTTCCCTTAGACGAAAGGAACCCTGAGAGATGTACCAGGGTGGGGGCAGATCTAGAAAGAGGAGTTAAAGAAAACCTTGttcagtttttgaagaagaacGTAGATGTGTTCGCTTGGAGTCATGAGGATATGCCTGGAATAGATCCTAATGTCATCACCCATCGCCTGAACGTATCTCCATCCTCGAAGCCAATACGACAAAAGAAAAGGGTGTTTGCTCCTGAGAGAGAAAATGCTATTAAAGACGAGGTTCAAAAATTGATGGCAGCAAAGTTTATCCGAGAGGTGTACTATCCGGATTGGTTGGCCAACGTAGTAATGGTCAAGAAGGCGAACGGcaagtggaggatgtgtgtggattttaCTGATCTGAATAAGgcttgccccaaagatagctatccatTACCACGAATTGATCAGCTGGTGGACTCCACCGCGGGCCATAAACTGCTTAGTTTTATGGACACtttctcagggtacaaccaAATACGGATGGACGTGGTCGACCAGGAGAAGACCTCATTTGTTACAAGTCAGGGCTTGTTTTGTTATGAAGTAATGCCCTTCGGATTGAAGAACGCTGGAACAACGTATCAGCGACTGGTCAATCACATGTTCCGTCCTCAGATTGGGCGAAATGTCgaagtatatgtggatgatatgttaGTGAAAAGTCTGGAAGAGGGTAAGCATTTAGACGACTTGCAAGAAACCTTCAATACACTCAGGCGATACAGTATGAAGTTGAACCCCAGTAAATGTGCTTTCGGAGTGGCTTCGGGAAAATTTCTTGGATTCATGGTCTCACACAGGGGGATCGAGGCCAACCCAGAAAAGATCAAGGCAATCCTAGAAATGAAGCCTCCGCAGAATACTAAAGAAGTACAATCTCTCACCGGGCGAGTTGCCGCCctcaacaggtttgtctctaaagctactGACAAGTGTTTGCCATTTTTCAAGGTTCTAAAGAAAGCCTTCGAATGGACGGACGAGTGCCAAAGAGCCTTCCAAGATTTGAAGACGTATCTTGTCATGCCCCCGCTGCTAAGTCCGTCCGTGATAGGAGAGGAGCTGTTTTTGTACCTGGCAGTGACCCCGCATGCTGTGAGCTCAGCGCTGATAAGAGAGGAAGCAAAAGTGCAAAAGCCAGTGTATTACACCAGTAGGGCCTTGAGGGGGGCGGAAGCACGATATCCGCCAATAGAAAAGCTGGCCTTCGCGCTCATCACAGCTTCCAGGAAGTTAAGACACTACTTCCAAGCCCATGTAATCAATGTTATGACAGATCACCCACTTAAGAAAGCTATGAACAAGTTGGAAGCTGCAGGACGTCTGATCCAATGGGCGGTCGAACTTAGCGAGTTTGATATCCGATACCAACCAAGACATGCTATTAAGGCTCAGGCCCTGACAGACTTTATTTCGGAGTTCACCCCAAGATGCAACGATGAAGTGCAGGAGGATAAAAATTGGGTGGTCCATGTAGATGGCTCGTCCACACAGCGTGCGGGAGGAATAGGGGTGGTTTTGCAATCCCCTGAAGGAGACAAGTTGAAGCATAGAGTCCGTCTACAATATCGACCAACTAATAATGAAGTGGAGTATGAAGCTCTGCTtaaagggctagaattggctaagtctGTAGAAGCGGAGTCGGTTCTCGTCCTGGGAGACTCTTCGCTGGTAATGGGCCAAATAAATGGGACATATGAGGCGAAAGAAGAACGAATGAAAAAGTACTTGGAGAGGGTATTACAGCTTGTGGAAAAATTCAAGAAGGCTAACTTCATTCAAATCCCGAGGGAAGAGAATGCAGAAGCAGACACCTTAGCGAAGGAAGCCTCAGCAACTGGAACAACCGAAGAGTATGATGAAATTCAGTACGTCCCGAGTGTAGATCTCCTGGAAGTACAGCAAATAGGGAAtgaagaaaattggatgaccccaatCGTCTTGTATCTGAGGGACGGGCGACTTCTGGAAGCAAGGGACGAAGCTAAAAAACTCAGGATAAAAGCAGCAAGGTACATCCTTCTGGACGAAGTTCTCTATAGGAGGGGCTTCTCTCAACCTTATCTTAGGTGTCTGACCCCAGAAGAGGCGAACTATGTGCTGAGggaagttcatgaaggagcTTGTGGAAACCATTCAGGAGCAAGGTCGCTTATCCAAAAAGTCGTCCGTGCGGGGTACTATTGGCCAACTGTTCAAGTGGATGCAAAAGCTTATGTCAAGGCATGCGACAAGTGCCAACGATTCAGTAATGTCCCCAGACAACCATCTGAGTACCTCACCCCAATGATGGCCCCGTGGCCCTTTGCTCAATGGGGCCTGGACATCCTGGGTCCATTTCCACTTGGAACTAGACAGATGAAATTCTTGGTGGTAGGGATTGActatttcactaagtgggtggagGCAGAACCATTGGCACACATTACACAGCAGAATGTAAAAAACTTCGTCTGGAAGAATATAGTGTGCAG gacgacagTGAGGACTCCTACAGGGGAGACCCCTTTTAAACTAGCCTATGGAAGTGAAGCAGTTATACCTGCGGAAGTGCACATGGCTAATCATAGGGTGATGTCATATGAGGAGAAGGAAAACGAGGAGCAACTCCGCTTGAACCTCGATCTTATAGACGAAGTAAGAACAGAAGCAGAGCACAGGGCAGCGAAGtacaagaacctcatggctaggcaataTAATGCAAGGGTGAAACCAAGACGtttcaacataggagatctAGTCCTGAGGAAGGTCTCTTTAGCAACCAAGAACTCAGCTCATGGGAAATtgggccccaattgggaaggaccctatagagtCATCAACTTCAAAAGACAAGGATCCTATTACCTGGAGGCCCTGGACGGGAGAAAGCTTGAACATCCTTGGAACgtggagcacctgaggaggtactacCAGTAG
- the LOC126728537 gene encoding uncharacterized protein LOC126728537 encodes MVRTRSRATSPGLQESRGDRQSVPTVQPPSVQHVQSMAATMAELTRQNQELVRELNMRRQHRDENVGRQVQSQDERNAEFESQSRGTPSRRVPHLEREMDQMRRTMDEMKENMKRTNPVEDLVHRTDSPFVPPINAHPLPPKFKMPSLDSYDGTRDPFDHIATFKTTMHLQGVPDEIMCRAFPTTLKGPARVWFSKIPPSTVASFEELSKLFVNNFIGGQRHKRSSSSLLTIEQGENESLRSFITRFNREALAVDEMDDKLLLAAFHNGVHSDLFIHKLYEQEPQTMAELVHSAQNFMNAEDAIIAKKRKRIEKMDANPTRHSEQGPRLKKGRTEDKKDRDRKAGPSARSQQYTPLNMPLDQVLM; translated from the coding sequence ATGGTCCGGACAAGGTCAAGGGCTACCAGCCCAGGCCTTCAAGAAAGTAGAGGCGACCGTCAATCGGTGCCTACCGTACAACCGCCTTCTGTCCAACACGTGCAATCCATGGCTGCTACTATGGCAGAATTGACCCGCCAGAACCAGGAGTTGGTTAGAGAACTTAACATGAGGAGGCAACATCGGGATGAGAACGTTGGAAGACAGGTCCAGAGCCAAGATGAGAGGAATGCCGAGTTTGAGAGCCAGTCAAGGGGTACCCCTTCAAGAAGGGTGCCTCACTTGGAGAGGGAGATGGACCAAATGAGAAGAACTATGGatgaaatgaaggaaaatatgAAGAGGACCAACCCCGTAGAGGACTTGGTTCACAGGACTGACTCCCCATTTGTGCCTCCCATCAATGCTCACCCTTTGCCACCGAAGTTCAAGATGCCTTCCTTAGATTCGTACGATGGGACGCGAGATCCATTTGACCACATTGCCACTTTCAAAACTACTATGCATCTTCAAGGGGTTCCGGATGAAATAATGTGCAGAgccttccctactacccttaaaGGACCCGCACGAGTGTGGTTCAGCAAAATACCTCCCAGCACGGTAGCGTCCTTCGAAGAATTAAGTAAGTTGTTTGTTAAcaacttcatcggaggacagaGGCACAAGCGTTCCTCGTCCAGTTTGCTGACCATAGAACAAGGGGAGAATGAAAGTTTGCGGTCGTTCATTACGCGGTTCAATAGGGAAGCTTTAGCAGTGGACGAGATGGATGACAAGCTGCTCCTGGCGGCTTTCCACAATGGGGTTCACTCTGATTTGTTCATCCACAAGCTATATGAGCAAGAGCCTCAGACCATGGCCGAACTCGTCCACTCAGCccagaattttatgaatgcggAGGATGCtatcatagccaagaagaggaagagaattGAGAAAATGGATGCTAACCCCACTCGTCACTCAGAGCAGGGTCCTCGTCTCAAGAAAGGACGAACGGAAGACAAAAAAGATCGTGACAGGAAGGCAGGCCCCTCAGCACGAAGTCAGCAGTATACGCCATTGAACATGCCACTTGATCAAGTCCTAATGtaa
- the LOC126729139 gene encoding uncharacterized protein LOC126729139 encodes MKGNKGKDVAGEGDRPEVGDVRPGAVPQTRPSAGDKRKSLPKNLDLGSLPSRRDKRVKHSSSKVAKPILPQPNLSVQTIDVDVSPPVEMTSSKTPPRTTAPTSSQLPSRVSSNIVENEDLAWQRFQEAVKDEDIHACYDMSLKDFEHSGVHDLFKAMSKFIAASRQATELDKTRILLETTIKNVREESKKWAGVAAEAKEKEVEQLNLIAELKAAVVEKDSRLDHLQAKNDELSTFLSKAKDDAIAEFKASKEFTDLLDRNYAAGFEDFRMDAVENFPEVDFNSIKLNLNAATSSLLQTSSEDVNIEDDASTQPPTAPT; translated from the exons ATGAAGGGTAACAAAGGGAAAGATGTAGCTGGTGAGGGAGATCGTCCTGAGGTTGGGGACGTCCGTCCTGGAGCTGTACCCCAAACTCGTCCGTCTGCTGGGGACAAAAGAAAGTCCTTACCGAAGAATTTGGACTTGGGGAGTCTTCCTAGCAGGCGGGACAAAAGAGTGAAGCATTCATCGTCTAAGGTGGCCAAGCCTATTTTGCCTCAGCCCAACCTCTCCGTCCAAACAATTGATGTGGACGTATCTCCACCTGTGGAGATGACCTCGTCCAAGACCCCTCCTAGGACGACTGCACCTACCTCGTCTCAGCTCCCGTCGAGAGTGTCTTCGAACATAGTTGAAAACGAAGATTTGGCTTGGCAACGTTTTCAAGAAGCTGTGAAGGACGAGGACATTCATGCATGTTATGACATGTCTTTAAAAGACTTTGAACATTCTGGTGTTCATGATCTTTTTAAG GCCATGTCCAAGTTCATCGCAGCGTCTAGGCAAGCCACAGAGTTGGACAAGACGAGGATTTTGCTAGAGACGACCATAAAAAACGTGAGGGAGGAAAGCAAGAAATGGGCTGGGGTTGCTGCTGAGGCTAAGGAGAAGGAAGTGGAGCAGCTAAACTTGATCGCAGAGTTGAAGGCCGCTGTGGTGGAGAAAGACTCCCGTCTTGACCACCTTCAAGCGAAGAATGACGAGCTAAGTACTTTCCTCTCCAAGGCTAAGGACGATGCCATTGCGGAGTTCAAAGCGTCCAAGGAATTCACAGACTTGTTGGACCGCAACTATGCAGCGGGTTTTGAAGACTTTAGGATGGACGCTGTTGAAAACTTCCCTGAGGTGGACTTCAACTCTATCAAACTTAACCTGAATGCTGCTACCAGCTCTCTTCTCCAAACCAGCTCTGAGGACGTCAATATTGAAGACGATGCCTCTACCCAGCCACCCACTGCTCCTACTTAA